Proteins encoded together in one Oncorhynchus masou masou isolate Uvic2021 chromosome 3, UVic_Omas_1.1, whole genome shotgun sequence window:
- the LOC135514393 gene encoding armadillo repeat-containing protein 1-like — MSREPDALAVVNQLRDLAADPMNRRAIVQDQGCLPGLILFLDHPNPQVVYSALLAVRYLAECRQNREKMKGELGMMLSLQNVMQKTTTPGETKMLASEIYELLQASNGENTDKPEEGPSCRRKDQFFLGSTNKRAKTVVLHIHGLDDSSRRSLCEESLLKIRGVISFTFQMGIKRCIVRIRSDMKAEALGSAIASTEVMKAQQVVRGEDGEEVIIPFPEDGSVAVEQNVALPDYLPEEESLSHEPDKAVTCVGTGQDGASWLGTAANFLSRSFYW; from the exons ATGAGTAGGGAGCCAGACGCTTTGGCTGTGGTGAACCAGTTGAGGGATCTTGCTGCAGATCCTATGAACAGAAGAGCTATTGTTCAAGACCAAGGTTGCTTACCGGGACTCATCCTTTTTCTGGACCATCCCAATCCCCAGGTTGTCTACTCAGCACTCCTG GCTGTTCGCTACCTCGCAGAATGTCGTCAAAACAGGGAGAAAATGAAGGGAGAGCTGGGGATGATGTTAAGTCTTCAGAATGTCATGCAAAA GACAACCACCCCAGGAGAGACTAAGATGCTGGCCTCAGAAATCTATGAACTCCTCCAGGCTTCTAACGGTGAGAATACAGACAAGCCTGAGGAGGGGCCCTCTTGCAGACGCAAGGACCAGTTCTTCCTGGGATCCACCAACAAGCGGGCCAAAACAGTGGTCCTCCACATACATGGCTTGGATGACTCT AGCCGGAGGAGCCTTTGTGAAGAGTCCTTGTTGAAGATCCGAGGCGTCATCAGCTTTACATTCCAGATGGGCATTAAGCGGTGCATCGTCAGAATCCGCTCAGACATGAAGGCAGAG GCTCTGGGTTCTGCCATCGCCTCAACTGAAGTAATGAAAGCTCAACAGGTGGtcaggggagaggatggagaagag GTAATCATCCCATTCCCAGAGGATGGTTCGGTAGCAGTGGAGCAGAATGTGGCTCTTCCAGACTACCTTCCAGAGGAGGAGAGCTTGTCCCATGAGCCAGACAAGGCTGTGACCTGTGTGGGCACAGGACAGGATGGAGCAAGCTGGCTAGGCACTGCAGCTAACTTCCTGTCCCGCTCGTTCTACTGGTGA
- the LOC135514373 gene encoding high affinity 3',5'-cyclic-AMP phosphodiesterase 7A-like isoform X1, whose protein sequence is MEVCYQLPVLPLDRPVPKHVLSRRGAISFSSNSYFFGGPAPRQLAKRRGAISYDSENQTALYIRMLGTYGDVRVRSQVGFEPEPRGSHPYLYVDFRTLHSRPQSAGPVSARNVRRLLSFQRYLHSSRFIRGIPASNPLGYILDDDYTGQAKLMLEKVGNWNFDMFLFDRLTNGNSLVNLTFHLFNSYGLIELFQLDMVKLRRFLVMIQEDYRSLNPYHNAVHAADVTQAMYCYLQEPKLAETMTSCDLLLGLLAAATHDLDHPGVNQPFLIKTNHYLAALYKNSSVLENHHWKSAVGLLRESALLSHLPTEDRLNMEERLGSLILATDISRQNNYLSEFRTHLDKRDLCLTNGRHRHFILQIALKCADICNPCRPWKLSKLWSEKVTEEFFHQGDIERKHHLEVTPLCDRQSNSVANIQIGFMTYVVEPLFVEWSRFSDTRLSQTMMGHLSLNKQGWKEGRDKQEANTSRASEEQRTSAAKDSNSKELPQGSKGS, encoded by the exons AGACGAGGGGCAATCTCTTATGACAGTGAGAATCAAACAGCTCTCTACATTCGGATGCTCGGTACGTATG GAGATGTGAGAGTCAGAAGCCAAGTGGGGTTTGAACCGGAACCAAGAGGGTCCCATCCTTACTTGTATGTCGATTTCCGAACTTTGCACT CCCGACCCCAGTCTGCGGGGCCTGTGTCTGCCAGGAATGTCCGCAGGCTGCTGAGCTTTCAGAGGTACCTCCACTCGTCACGGTTCATCCGCGGCATCCCAGCCTCCAACCCACTAGGCTACATCCTTGATGATGACTACACAGGTCAAGCCAAG TTAATGCTGGAGAAGGTTGGAAACTGGAACTTTGACATGTTCCTTTTTGATAGACTTACAAACG GGAACAGCCTCGTCAACCTGACCTTTCACTTATTCAACAGTTATGGGTTAATTGAGCTCTTTCAGTTGGACATGGTTAAACTTAGAAGATTTTTAG tcaTGATTCAAGAGGACTACCGCAGCCTGAACCCCTACCACAATGCAGTCCACGCTGCGGACGTGACTCAGGCCATGTATTGTTACCTGCAGGAGCCCAAG CTTGCTGAGACGATGACTTCCTGTGATCTCCTGCTGGGTCTGCTGGCTGCTGCCACCCATGATCTGGACCATCCAGGTGTCAACCAGCCTTTCCTCATAAAAACAAACCATTATCTAGCAGCACTGTACAAG AATAGCTCAGTTTTGGAGAATCACCACTGGAAGTCTGCTGTGGGCCTGCTCCGAGAGTCAGCACTCTTGTCCCACCTTCCCACTGAAGACAG ATTGAACATGGAGGAGCGGCTTGGATCCCTGATTCTGGCCACGGACATCAGCAGGCAGAATAACTATCTGTCAGAGTTCAGGACACACTTGGACAAGAGAGACCTCTGCCTCACTAACGGAAGACATCGGCACTTTATCCTTCAG ATAGCTCTGAAGTGTGCGGACATCTGCAACCCCTGCCGACCGTGGAAACTCAGCAAACTGTGGAGCGAGAAAGTGACAGAGGAGTTCTTCCATCAAG GTGACATTGAGAGGAAACATCATCTTGAAGTAACCCCACTCTGTGACAGGCAATCCAACTCAGTTGCCAATATACAGATTG GCTTTATGACATATGTGGTGGAGCCTCTGTTTGTGGAATGGTCACGCTTCTCCGACACACGGCTGTCCCAGACCATGATGGGCCACCTGAGCCTGAACAAGCAAGGCTGGAAGGAGGGTAGAGACAAGCAGGAGGCTAACACTAGTAGGGCCTCAGAGGAACAGAGGACTTCTGCTGCCAAGGACTCAAACTCCAAAGAATTACCTCAGGGAAGTAAAGGGTCATGA
- the LOC135514373 gene encoding high affinity 3',5'-cyclic-AMP phosphodiesterase 7A-like isoform X3, whose amino-acid sequence MEVCYQLPVLPLDRPVPKHVLSRRGAISFSSNSYFFGGPAPRQLAKRRGAISYDSENQTALYIRMLGDVRVRSQVGFEPEPRGSHPYLYVDFRTLHSRPQSAGPVSARNVRRLLSFQRYLHSSRFIRGIPASNPLGYILDDDYTGQAKLMLEKVGNWNFDMFLFDRLTNGNSLVNLTFHLFNSYGLIELFQLDMVKLRRFLVMIQEDYRSLNPYHNAVHAADVTQAMYCYLQEPKLAETMTSCDLLLGLLAAATHDLDHPGVNQPFLIKTNHYLAALYKNSSVLENHHWKSAVGLLRESALLSHLPTEDRLNMEERLGSLILATDISRQNNYLSEFRTHLDKRDLCLTNGRHRHFILQIALKCADICNPCRPWKLSKLWSEKVTEEFFHQGDIERKHHLEVTPLCDRQSNSVANIQIGFMTYVVEPLFVEWSRFSDTRLSQTMMGHLSLNKQGWKEGRDKQEANTSRASEEQRTSAAKDSNSKELPQGSKGS is encoded by the exons AGACGAGGGGCAATCTCTTATGACAGTGAGAATCAAACAGCTCTCTACATTCGGATGCTCG GAGATGTGAGAGTCAGAAGCCAAGTGGGGTTTGAACCGGAACCAAGAGGGTCCCATCCTTACTTGTATGTCGATTTCCGAACTTTGCACT CCCGACCCCAGTCTGCGGGGCCTGTGTCTGCCAGGAATGTCCGCAGGCTGCTGAGCTTTCAGAGGTACCTCCACTCGTCACGGTTCATCCGCGGCATCCCAGCCTCCAACCCACTAGGCTACATCCTTGATGATGACTACACAGGTCAAGCCAAG TTAATGCTGGAGAAGGTTGGAAACTGGAACTTTGACATGTTCCTTTTTGATAGACTTACAAACG GGAACAGCCTCGTCAACCTGACCTTTCACTTATTCAACAGTTATGGGTTAATTGAGCTCTTTCAGTTGGACATGGTTAAACTTAGAAGATTTTTAG tcaTGATTCAAGAGGACTACCGCAGCCTGAACCCCTACCACAATGCAGTCCACGCTGCGGACGTGACTCAGGCCATGTATTGTTACCTGCAGGAGCCCAAG CTTGCTGAGACGATGACTTCCTGTGATCTCCTGCTGGGTCTGCTGGCTGCTGCCACCCATGATCTGGACCATCCAGGTGTCAACCAGCCTTTCCTCATAAAAACAAACCATTATCTAGCAGCACTGTACAAG AATAGCTCAGTTTTGGAGAATCACCACTGGAAGTCTGCTGTGGGCCTGCTCCGAGAGTCAGCACTCTTGTCCCACCTTCCCACTGAAGACAG ATTGAACATGGAGGAGCGGCTTGGATCCCTGATTCTGGCCACGGACATCAGCAGGCAGAATAACTATCTGTCAGAGTTCAGGACACACTTGGACAAGAGAGACCTCTGCCTCACTAACGGAAGACATCGGCACTTTATCCTTCAG ATAGCTCTGAAGTGTGCGGACATCTGCAACCCCTGCCGACCGTGGAAACTCAGCAAACTGTGGAGCGAGAAAGTGACAGAGGAGTTCTTCCATCAAG GTGACATTGAGAGGAAACATCATCTTGAAGTAACCCCACTCTGTGACAGGCAATCCAACTCAGTTGCCAATATACAGATTG GCTTTATGACATATGTGGTGGAGCCTCTGTTTGTGGAATGGTCACGCTTCTCCGACACACGGCTGTCCCAGACCATGATGGGCCACCTGAGCCTGAACAAGCAAGGCTGGAAGGAGGGTAGAGACAAGCAGGAGGCTAACACTAGTAGGGCCTCAGAGGAACAGAGGACTTCTGCTGCCAAGGACTCAAACTCCAAAGAATTACCTCAGGGAAGTAAAGGGTCATGA
- the LOC135514373 gene encoding high affinity 3',5'-cyclic-AMP phosphodiesterase 7A-like isoform X2 has translation MEVCYQLPVLPLDRPVPKHVLSRRGAISFSSNSYFFGGPAPRQLAKRRGAISYDSENQTALYIRMLGTYDVRVRSQVGFEPEPRGSHPYLYVDFRTLHSRPQSAGPVSARNVRRLLSFQRYLHSSRFIRGIPASNPLGYILDDDYTGQAKLMLEKVGNWNFDMFLFDRLTNGNSLVNLTFHLFNSYGLIELFQLDMVKLRRFLVMIQEDYRSLNPYHNAVHAADVTQAMYCYLQEPKLAETMTSCDLLLGLLAAATHDLDHPGVNQPFLIKTNHYLAALYKNSSVLENHHWKSAVGLLRESALLSHLPTEDRLNMEERLGSLILATDISRQNNYLSEFRTHLDKRDLCLTNGRHRHFILQIALKCADICNPCRPWKLSKLWSEKVTEEFFHQGDIERKHHLEVTPLCDRQSNSVANIQIGFMTYVVEPLFVEWSRFSDTRLSQTMMGHLSLNKQGWKEGRDKQEANTSRASEEQRTSAAKDSNSKELPQGSKGS, from the exons AGACGAGGGGCAATCTCTTATGACAGTGAGAATCAAACAGCTCTCTACATTCGGATGCTCGGTACGTATG ATGTGAGAGTCAGAAGCCAAGTGGGGTTTGAACCGGAACCAAGAGGGTCCCATCCTTACTTGTATGTCGATTTCCGAACTTTGCACT CCCGACCCCAGTCTGCGGGGCCTGTGTCTGCCAGGAATGTCCGCAGGCTGCTGAGCTTTCAGAGGTACCTCCACTCGTCACGGTTCATCCGCGGCATCCCAGCCTCCAACCCACTAGGCTACATCCTTGATGATGACTACACAGGTCAAGCCAAG TTAATGCTGGAGAAGGTTGGAAACTGGAACTTTGACATGTTCCTTTTTGATAGACTTACAAACG GGAACAGCCTCGTCAACCTGACCTTTCACTTATTCAACAGTTATGGGTTAATTGAGCTCTTTCAGTTGGACATGGTTAAACTTAGAAGATTTTTAG tcaTGATTCAAGAGGACTACCGCAGCCTGAACCCCTACCACAATGCAGTCCACGCTGCGGACGTGACTCAGGCCATGTATTGTTACCTGCAGGAGCCCAAG CTTGCTGAGACGATGACTTCCTGTGATCTCCTGCTGGGTCTGCTGGCTGCTGCCACCCATGATCTGGACCATCCAGGTGTCAACCAGCCTTTCCTCATAAAAACAAACCATTATCTAGCAGCACTGTACAAG AATAGCTCAGTTTTGGAGAATCACCACTGGAAGTCTGCTGTGGGCCTGCTCCGAGAGTCAGCACTCTTGTCCCACCTTCCCACTGAAGACAG ATTGAACATGGAGGAGCGGCTTGGATCCCTGATTCTGGCCACGGACATCAGCAGGCAGAATAACTATCTGTCAGAGTTCAGGACACACTTGGACAAGAGAGACCTCTGCCTCACTAACGGAAGACATCGGCACTTTATCCTTCAG ATAGCTCTGAAGTGTGCGGACATCTGCAACCCCTGCCGACCGTGGAAACTCAGCAAACTGTGGAGCGAGAAAGTGACAGAGGAGTTCTTCCATCAAG GTGACATTGAGAGGAAACATCATCTTGAAGTAACCCCACTCTGTGACAGGCAATCCAACTCAGTTGCCAATATACAGATTG GCTTTATGACATATGTGGTGGAGCCTCTGTTTGTGGAATGGTCACGCTTCTCCGACACACGGCTGTCCCAGACCATGATGGGCCACCTGAGCCTGAACAAGCAAGGCTGGAAGGAGGGTAGAGACAAGCAGGAGGCTAACACTAGTAGGGCCTCAGAGGAACAGAGGACTTCTGCTGCCAAGGACTCAAACTCCAAAGAATTACCTCAGGGAAGTAAAGGGTCATGA
- the LOC135514373 gene encoding high affinity 3',5'-cyclic-AMP phosphodiesterase 7A-like isoform X4 → MEVCYQLPVLPLDRPVPKHVLSRRGAISFSSNSYFFGGPAPRQLAKRRGAISYDSENQTALYIRMLDVRVRSQVGFEPEPRGSHPYLYVDFRTLHSRPQSAGPVSARNVRRLLSFQRYLHSSRFIRGIPASNPLGYILDDDYTGQAKLMLEKVGNWNFDMFLFDRLTNGNSLVNLTFHLFNSYGLIELFQLDMVKLRRFLVMIQEDYRSLNPYHNAVHAADVTQAMYCYLQEPKLAETMTSCDLLLGLLAAATHDLDHPGVNQPFLIKTNHYLAALYKNSSVLENHHWKSAVGLLRESALLSHLPTEDRLNMEERLGSLILATDISRQNNYLSEFRTHLDKRDLCLTNGRHRHFILQIALKCADICNPCRPWKLSKLWSEKVTEEFFHQGDIERKHHLEVTPLCDRQSNSVANIQIGFMTYVVEPLFVEWSRFSDTRLSQTMMGHLSLNKQGWKEGRDKQEANTSRASEEQRTSAAKDSNSKELPQGSKGS, encoded by the exons AGACGAGGGGCAATCTCTTATGACAGTGAGAATCAAACAGCTCTCTACATTCGGATGCTCG ATGTGAGAGTCAGAAGCCAAGTGGGGTTTGAACCGGAACCAAGAGGGTCCCATCCTTACTTGTATGTCGATTTCCGAACTTTGCACT CCCGACCCCAGTCTGCGGGGCCTGTGTCTGCCAGGAATGTCCGCAGGCTGCTGAGCTTTCAGAGGTACCTCCACTCGTCACGGTTCATCCGCGGCATCCCAGCCTCCAACCCACTAGGCTACATCCTTGATGATGACTACACAGGTCAAGCCAAG TTAATGCTGGAGAAGGTTGGAAACTGGAACTTTGACATGTTCCTTTTTGATAGACTTACAAACG GGAACAGCCTCGTCAACCTGACCTTTCACTTATTCAACAGTTATGGGTTAATTGAGCTCTTTCAGTTGGACATGGTTAAACTTAGAAGATTTTTAG tcaTGATTCAAGAGGACTACCGCAGCCTGAACCCCTACCACAATGCAGTCCACGCTGCGGACGTGACTCAGGCCATGTATTGTTACCTGCAGGAGCCCAAG CTTGCTGAGACGATGACTTCCTGTGATCTCCTGCTGGGTCTGCTGGCTGCTGCCACCCATGATCTGGACCATCCAGGTGTCAACCAGCCTTTCCTCATAAAAACAAACCATTATCTAGCAGCACTGTACAAG AATAGCTCAGTTTTGGAGAATCACCACTGGAAGTCTGCTGTGGGCCTGCTCCGAGAGTCAGCACTCTTGTCCCACCTTCCCACTGAAGACAG ATTGAACATGGAGGAGCGGCTTGGATCCCTGATTCTGGCCACGGACATCAGCAGGCAGAATAACTATCTGTCAGAGTTCAGGACACACTTGGACAAGAGAGACCTCTGCCTCACTAACGGAAGACATCGGCACTTTATCCTTCAG ATAGCTCTGAAGTGTGCGGACATCTGCAACCCCTGCCGACCGTGGAAACTCAGCAAACTGTGGAGCGAGAAAGTGACAGAGGAGTTCTTCCATCAAG GTGACATTGAGAGGAAACATCATCTTGAAGTAACCCCACTCTGTGACAGGCAATCCAACTCAGTTGCCAATATACAGATTG GCTTTATGACATATGTGGTGGAGCCTCTGTTTGTGGAATGGTCACGCTTCTCCGACACACGGCTGTCCCAGACCATGATGGGCCACCTGAGCCTGAACAAGCAAGGCTGGAAGGAGGGTAGAGACAAGCAGGAGGCTAACACTAGTAGGGCCTCAGAGGAACAGAGGACTTCTGCTGCCAAGGACTCAAACTCCAAAGAATTACCTCAGGGAAGTAAAGGGTCATGA